In Lautropia mirabilis, one DNA window encodes the following:
- a CDS encoding alpha/beta fold hydrolase yields the protein MHTFNHRDGQQLDIDGARIYVEEQGNPDGPALLFLPGGFDQIETWNLLTPGLAATHRLIGIDSRGHGRSTLGPRPLSYRRLEEDVKAVVRHLGLTRYGVIGHSDGGIVALRLASDPANPVTHIIPIGAQWELPPDDPARDELAQATPDFWRKLFPGTRQTYGVGTYEALNPEPDFDTFARAVLAMWLSDGEDAYPGERIRNIQARTLIIHGEEDPFVSRPHTQALLDRVPHAKLLHLPFTEHSAHEERVDWVLPVIREFLGVSDTLEEPVKE from the coding sequence ATGCACACCTTCAATCATCGGGATGGCCAGCAACTGGACATCGACGGCGCACGCATCTATGTGGAGGAACAGGGCAACCCGGACGGGCCGGCGCTGCTGTTCCTGCCGGGCGGCTTCGACCAGATCGAGACCTGGAACCTGCTCACGCCGGGGCTGGCCGCCACGCACCGCCTCATCGGCATCGACAGCCGTGGGCACGGCCGCTCCACGCTGGGCCCGCGGCCGCTGTCCTACCGCCGCCTGGAAGAGGACGTGAAGGCCGTCGTGCGGCATCTGGGACTGACGCGCTATGGCGTCATCGGCCACAGCGATGGCGGCATCGTGGCGCTGCGGCTGGCGTCCGATCCGGCCAATCCGGTCACGCACATCATCCCCATCGGGGCCCAGTGGGAACTGCCGCCCGACGATCCGGCCCGCGACGAGCTGGCGCAGGCCACACCCGACTTCTGGCGGAAGCTCTTCCCGGGAACCCGCCAGACCTATGGCGTGGGCACCTACGAGGCACTGAACCCCGAACCGGACTTCGATACCTTTGCCCGGGCCGTGCTGGCCATGTGGCTGAGCGACGGCGAGGATGCCTATCCGGGCGAACGCATCCGTAACATCCAGGCCCGGACGCTGATCATCCACGGCGAGGAGGATCCCTTCGTCAGTCGCCCCCACACCCAGGCCCTGCTGGACCGGGTGCCGCACGCGAAGCTGCTGCACCTGCCGTTCACGGAACATTCGGCCCACGAAGAGCGGGTGGACTGGGTGCTGCCGGTGATTCGGGAATTCCTGGGGGTTTCAGACACCCTTGAAGAGCCTGTGAAAGAATAG
- the ubiA gene encoding 4-hydroxybenzoate octaprenyltransferase — protein sequence MIDTPASGGHPWLHRLGLYVRLVRLHKPIGILLLVWPTLWALFVASHGWPPAYPLFAFCLGTVLMRSAGCAINDFADRDFDGEVARTVDRPLARKAIAPWEAVAVFVVLSLLALPLVFPFGPLVWGLAVVAAVLAGSYPFFKRFFAIPQAYLGIAFGFGIPMGFAALTDTVPLSAWIMLLANIFWTVAYDTEYAMVDRDDDLKIGIRTSAITFGRHDVLAVMSCYAISLLLLVWAFAREGLSSWYWVGIVLAAGVAIYHYFLIRHRTREGCFAAFNHNNWFGAAVFLGVLLGVFFK from the coding sequence GTGATCGACACCCCCGCATCGGGCGGGCATCCCTGGTTGCACCGGCTGGGCCTGTACGTCCGGCTGGTGCGCCTGCACAAGCCCATCGGTATCCTGCTGCTGGTCTGGCCCACGCTGTGGGCGCTGTTCGTGGCCAGCCATGGCTGGCCGCCAGCTTATCCCCTGTTCGCTTTCTGTCTGGGCACCGTGCTGATGCGTTCGGCCGGCTGCGCCATCAACGACTTCGCCGACCGCGACTTCGACGGCGAGGTGGCTCGCACCGTCGACCGGCCGCTGGCCCGCAAGGCCATTGCGCCGTGGGAGGCCGTGGCCGTCTTCGTGGTGCTCAGCCTGCTGGCTCTGCCCCTGGTCTTTCCCTTCGGGCCGCTGGTCTGGGGGTTGGCCGTAGTGGCAGCCGTGCTGGCCGGCAGCTACCCGTTCTTCAAGCGCTTCTTCGCCATCCCGCAGGCCTATCTGGGCATTGCCTTCGGATTCGGCATCCCGATGGGCTTTGCCGCACTGACCGATACCGTCCCGCTGTCGGCCTGGATCATGCTGCTGGCCAACATCTTCTGGACAGTGGCCTATGACACCGAATACGCGATGGTCGACCGCGACGACGACCTGAAGATCGGCATCCGCACCTCGGCCATCACCTTTGGCCGCCACGACGTGCTGGCGGTCATGAGCTGCTACGCCATCAGCCTGCTGCTGCTGGTCTGGGCCTTTGCCCGCGAGGGGCTGTCATCCTGGTACTGGGTCGGCATCGTGCTGGCGGCCGGCGTGGCCATCTACCACTACTTCCTCATCCGTCACCGCACCCGCGAAGGGTGCTTTGCCGCTTTCAACCACAACAACTGGTTTGGCGCCGCTGTCTTCCTGGGCGTGCTGCTGGGGGTCTTCTTCAAGTAG
- a CDS encoding metal ABC transporter substrate-binding protein codes for MNRDTFAGANHRATSPAIACTRSASRGTSRRTLLGALSLALASMATAGLMLGSQPAHAADAASSAPKFKVVTTFTIIADMARNVAGDAADVQSITKPGAEIHDYQPTPGDLVRAQGAQLVLWNGLNLERWFERFFHRLKKVPGVVVTEGIKPMSITEGPYSGKPNPHAWMSPENGIIYVDNIRDALIQHDPAHADTYRTNAERYKQQIRATIDPIRQQVEALPAQKRWLVSSEGAFSYLARDFGLRELYLWPINADQQGTPQQVRHVIDEVRKHHIPAVFSESTVSAAPAQQVARETGAHYGGVLYVDSLSEPDGPVPTYLDLLRVTSETLAKGLSH; via the coding sequence ATGAACAGAGACACATTCGCAGGTGCGAACCACCGCGCCACTTCCCCTGCCATTGCATGCACCCGCTCCGCATCGCGCGGAACGTCGCGCCGCACCCTGCTGGGCGCCCTGTCGCTGGCCCTGGCCAGCATGGCCACTGCGGGCCTGATGCTGGGCAGCCAGCCGGCACACGCCGCCGATGCCGCCTCGTCGGCCCCGAAATTCAAGGTCGTCACCACCTTCACCATCATCGCCGACATGGCGCGCAACGTGGCCGGTGATGCCGCCGACGTGCAGTCGATCACCAAGCCTGGCGCCGAGATCCACGACTACCAGCCCACGCCGGGAGACCTGGTGCGGGCCCAGGGTGCGCAGCTGGTGCTGTGGAACGGGCTGAACCTGGAGCGCTGGTTCGAGCGCTTCTTCCATCGGCTGAAGAAGGTGCCGGGTGTGGTCGTGACCGAGGGCATCAAGCCCATGTCGATCACCGAGGGCCCCTATTCCGGCAAGCCCAACCCGCATGCCTGGATGTCGCCGGAAAACGGCATCATCTACGTGGACAACATCCGCGACGCCCTCATCCAGCATGACCCGGCCCATGCGGACACGTACCGCACCAACGCCGAACGCTACAAGCAGCAGATCCGGGCCACCATCGACCCCATCCGCCAGCAGGTCGAGGCCCTGCCGGCGCAGAAGCGCTGGCTGGTGAGCAGCGAGGGCGCCTTCAGCTACCTGGCGCGCGACTTCGGGCTGCGCGAGCTGTATCTGTGGCCGATCAACGCCGACCAGCAGGGCACGCCGCAGCAGGTGCGCCATGTCATCGATGAGGTGCGCAAGCATCACATTCCGGCCGTCTTCAGCGAAAGCACCGTGTCGGCCGCGCCCGCCCAGCAGGTGGCCCGCGAAACCGGGGCACACTACGGGGGTGTCCTCTACGTGGATTCGCTGAGCGAACCGGACGGTCCGGTGCCCACCTATCTGGACCTGCTGCGCGTCACTTCCGAAACCCTTGCCAAAGGCCTGTCTCATTGA
- a CDS encoding metal ABC transporter permease: MDLDTLLLPLQFDFMRDALLMAAVVAVPCALLSCFLVLKGWALMGDAISHAVFPGVVIAYMIGIPLAVGAFVAGMGCALLTGYVNEHSRIKQDTVMGVVFSSMFALGLLLYVWARSEVHLEHILFGDVLGTSPQDLLESGSIALVVAGWISLKWRDLMLQSFDPVQARTAGLPVRLLHYALLAAVSLAVVGALKSVGIVLTISLLIAPGAIARLLTRTFGRMLVVAVLLTVVTSLVGVYLAFFLDSAPAPTIVLLLALQFIVALGIGTQRERRAQASLSLPDRLPAQELP; the protein is encoded by the coding sequence ATGGACCTCGACACCCTGCTGCTTCCCCTGCAATTCGACTTCATGCGGGACGCACTGCTGATGGCAGCGGTGGTAGCCGTGCCCTGTGCGCTGCTGTCGTGCTTTCTGGTGCTGAAGGGCTGGGCGCTGATGGGTGACGCCATTTCGCATGCCGTCTTCCCGGGCGTGGTGATCGCCTACATGATCGGCATCCCGCTGGCGGTGGGGGCCTTCGTGGCCGGCATGGGCTGCGCGCTGCTCACGGGCTACGTGAACGAGCACAGCCGCATCAAGCAGGACACGGTGATGGGCGTGGTGTTCTCCAGCATGTTCGCCCTGGGGTTGCTGCTGTATGTCTGGGCGCGCAGCGAAGTGCATCTGGAGCACATCCTGTTTGGCGACGTGCTGGGCACCAGCCCGCAGGATCTGCTGGAAAGCGGCAGCATTGCCCTGGTGGTGGCCGGCTGGATCAGCCTGAAATGGCGCGACCTGATGCTGCAGAGCTTCGACCCGGTCCAGGCGCGCACGGCGGGGCTACCGGTACGCCTGCTGCACTATGCGCTGCTGGCGGCGGTGTCGCTGGCCGTGGTGGGAGCGCTGAAGTCGGTGGGCATCGTGCTGACCATCTCGCTGCTGATTGCTCCGGGGGCCATCGCCCGGCTGCTCACCCGCACCTTTGGCCGCATGCTGGTAGTGGCGGTGCTGCTGACGGTCGTGACCTCGCTGGTGGGCGTCTACCTGGCCTTCTTCCTGGACAGTGCGCCGGCCCCCACCATCGTGCTGCTGCTGGCCCTGCAGTTCATCGTGGCGCTGGGCATCGGCACGCAGCGGGAGCGTCGGGCGCAGGCCTCGCTCAGCCTTCCAGACAGGCTTCCAGCCCAGGAGCTACCTTAG
- a CDS encoding autoinducer binding domain-containing protein — MDKWQEELIRHHADESTDMRTVFSTIEKAAHALAFDHVAYCYQASLPASKPRITLIDNYPKAWRARYLEAGYLEQDPRLQCGARSQRPIMWTDELFSEVPALWRDSHEHGLCHGWSQSVQDGPGGMGMTSLSRTLPALSAHELNEKYDRMQWLAQMTHTLLSRIIRSQNAARVRHLTSREIEVLKWTADGKSSQDIADILTLSKNTVDFHIKNTVQKLNVPNKTAAVVQAVLLGLIH, encoded by the coding sequence ATGGACAAGTGGCAGGAGGAGCTGATTCGTCATCACGCCGACGAATCGACAGACATGCGCACGGTATTCAGCACGATCGAGAAAGCTGCGCATGCACTGGCGTTCGATCACGTGGCCTATTGTTACCAGGCATCATTGCCGGCCAGCAAGCCGCGCATCACGCTGATCGACAATTACCCGAAGGCCTGGCGGGCCCGGTATCTGGAAGCGGGTTATCTGGAGCAGGATCCGCGTCTTCAGTGCGGCGCACGCTCGCAGCGGCCGATCATGTGGACCGACGAGCTGTTTTCCGAAGTGCCCGCACTGTGGCGAGATTCGCACGAGCATGGCCTGTGCCATGGCTGGAGCCAGTCCGTGCAGGACGGTCCCGGCGGGATGGGCATGACGTCGCTGTCACGCACGCTCCCTGCCCTGTCTGCCCACGAGCTGAACGAGAAGTACGACCGCATGCAGTGGCTGGCCCAGATGACGCACACGCTGCTGTCGCGGATCATCCGCAGCCAGAATGCCGCCCGCGTGCGTCATCTGACCAGCCGCGAGATCGAGGTGCTGAAGTGGACGGCCGACGGCAAGTCCTCCCAGGACATTGCGGACATCCTCACGCTCTCGAAGAACACGGTGGACTTCCACATCAAGAACACCGTCCAGAAGCTGAACGTGCCCAACAAGACCGCGGCCGTGGTGCAGGCCGTGCTGCTGGGCCTGATTCACTGA
- a CDS encoding autoinducer binding domain-containing protein, translating to MDRWQDDLIGAVSGDSASEREVFECIQRASRALGFQHVSYGFQAPLPLSRPKFTWLNDYPGDWQTHYMDAGYPAVDPRIIRARQSSEPFIWNETLFSEVPELWADLQARGIQHGWSQSTLHEPGGIGMLSLCRSTPITEQDLQTRLQHMQWLALLAHKAFSKLIRARIASNAPSLTERELEVLRWTADGKSAQDIAEILLLSKNTVDFHIRNSINKLDVPNKTAAVVRAVLLGLFQ from the coding sequence ATGGACCGCTGGCAGGATGACCTGATCGGCGCCGTTTCGGGCGACAGCGCCAGCGAGCGTGAGGTGTTCGAGTGCATTCAGCGCGCCAGCCGTGCCCTGGGCTTTCAGCATGTCTCGTATGGTTTTCAGGCCCCCCTGCCCCTCAGCCGCCCCAAGTTCACTTGGCTGAACGATTACCCGGGCGACTGGCAGACGCATTATATGGATGCGGGTTATCCGGCCGTGGATCCGCGCATCATCCGGGCGCGGCAATCTTCCGAGCCGTTCATCTGGAACGAGACGCTATTTTCCGAGGTGCCGGAACTGTGGGCCGACCTGCAGGCACGCGGCATCCAGCATGGCTGGTCGCAATCGACGCTGCATGAACCCGGCGGCATCGGCATGCTGTCGCTGTGTCGCAGCACGCCCATTACCGAACAGGACCTTCAGACCCGCCTGCAGCACATGCAGTGGCTGGCGCTGCTAGCCCACAAGGCATTTTCAAAGCTCATTCGCGCCCGGATCGCCAGCAATGCACCGTCGCTGACGGAACGCGAGCTGGAGGTGCTGCGCTGGACGGCCGACGGCAAATCGGCGCAGGACATTGCCGAGATACTGCTGCTGTCCAAGAACACGGTGGATTTCCATATCCGGAATTCCATCAACAAGCTGGATGTTCCCAACAAGACCGCCGCGGTGGTTCGTGCCGTGCTGCTGGGGCTTTTCCAGTAG
- a CDS encoding manganese/iron ABC transporter ATP-binding protein, with amino-acid sequence MNKDASDPSRLRPATADDDPACRAGLDVRGVTITYNNGHTALRDAGFCTPLGSITALVGVNGSGKSTLFKAIMGFLKPAAGTIQVLGQSVSAAIGRNLVAYVPQNEEVDWDFPVLVQDVVMMGRYGHMGFFRRPRPADREAVDQALQRVQMDELRHRQIGELSGGQKKRVFLARALAQQAKVILLDEPFTGVDVKTEDAIIELLKALRDEGCVILVSTHNLGSVPEFCDRTVLVKNTVLTYGPTEQVFTRPNLELAFGGVLRHFDLPHSHDDAGGPLPVGIMTDDERPLVLVGGRSAVRGNPDSITAVPSSGRRDPA; translated from the coding sequence TTGAACAAGGACGCTTCCGATCCCTCCCGCCTGCGGCCAGCAACGGCCGATGACGACCCCGCGTGCCGTGCCGGACTGGACGTGCGCGGGGTCACCATCACCTACAACAACGGCCATACGGCGCTGAGGGACGCCGGCTTCTGCACGCCCCTGGGCAGCATCACTGCCCTGGTAGGCGTCAACGGCAGCGGCAAGTCCACGCTCTTCAAGGCCATCATGGGTTTCCTGAAACCGGCGGCCGGCACCATCCAGGTGCTGGGCCAGTCGGTTTCGGCCGCCATCGGCCGGAACCTGGTGGCCTACGTACCGCAGAACGAGGAGGTGGACTGGGACTTCCCGGTGCTGGTGCAGGACGTGGTGATGATGGGCCGCTATGGCCACATGGGCTTCTTCCGCCGCCCGCGCCCGGCCGACCGCGAGGCGGTCGACCAGGCGCTGCAGCGCGTGCAGATGGACGAGCTGCGCCATCGCCAGATCGGTGAGCTGTCGGGCGGCCAGAAGAAGCGCGTGTTCCTGGCCCGTGCGCTGGCCCAGCAGGCGAAGGTGATCCTGCTGGACGAACCCTTCACCGGGGTGGACGTGAAGACCGAGGACGCCATCATCGAGCTGCTGAAGGCGCTGCGCGACGAAGGCTGCGTGATTCTCGTCTCCACCCACAACCTGGGCAGCGTGCCCGAGTTCTGCGACCGCACGGTGCTGGTGAAGAACACGGTGCTCACCTACGGCCCCACCGAGCAGGTCTTTACCCGCCCCAATCTGGAGCTGGCCTTTGGCGGCGTGCTGCGCCACTTCGACCTGCCGCATTCGCACGATGACGCGGGCGGCCCCCTGCCCGTGGGCATCATGACCGATGACGAGCGCCCACTGGTGCTGGTGGGCGGGCGTTCCGCCGTGCGCGGCAACCCGGACAGCATCACGGCCGTACCGTCGTCCGGCAGGAGAGATCCCGCATGA
- the murJ gene encoding murein biosynthesis integral membrane protein MurJ — translation MNLLRAAATISGLTLVSRILGLVRETLVASVYGAGALTDAFFVAFRLPNMLRRLFAEGAFTQAFVPVLAQSQQHSPEETRRVLDAVATMLFWVLTAVVAVGVLAAPWLVWMVASGLRQDPQTFSIAVLMTRWMFPYILLISLVALAAAVLNLWKRFAVPAFAPVLLNISIILAALFLSPYFDPPVLALAAGVMIGGVLQLLWQVPSLVRIGMLPRIRLSFWHALKDPAVQRVMKNMAPTLLAVSVAQFSLIINTQIASWLAPGSVSWVSYGDRLMEFPTSLLGIAMGTLLLPSLSQANASGNTQRYSDLLDWGLRLALLLATPAMVGLALMAKPLTALLFHYGAFSEHDLLMTSHTVRAYGAGLFALTAVRILAPGFFAKQDVRTPVKIAVTVLICTQLMNLALVPWLAHAGLALSISLGAWLNAGWLLRGLKKRGSYTPRPGWRPFMLKVALALAVMSALLGWGAESFDWAALQATPWLRIAMVLGMVAGGALLYFGLLMAMGLNIRQVMRPPAENG, via the coding sequence GTGAACCTCCTCCGCGCTGCCGCCACCATCAGTGGCCTGACCCTCGTTTCCCGCATTCTTGGTCTGGTCCGGGAGACGCTGGTGGCCTCGGTCTACGGCGCGGGGGCGCTGACGGACGCCTTCTTCGTGGCCTTCCGCCTGCCCAACATGCTGCGGCGGCTGTTTGCCGAAGGGGCTTTCACGCAGGCCTTCGTGCCGGTGCTGGCGCAGAGCCAGCAGCATTCGCCCGAGGAAACACGCCGGGTGCTGGATGCGGTGGCGACGATGCTGTTCTGGGTGCTGACGGCCGTGGTGGCCGTGGGCGTGCTGGCTGCACCGTGGCTGGTGTGGATGGTGGCCAGCGGCCTGCGGCAGGATCCGCAGACCTTCTCCATCGCCGTGCTGATGACGCGCTGGATGTTCCCGTACATCCTGCTGATCTCGCTGGTGGCGCTGGCCGCTGCGGTGCTGAACCTGTGGAAGCGCTTTGCGGTGCCGGCGTTCGCCCCCGTGCTGCTGAACATCTCCATCATTCTGGCGGCGCTCTTTCTCAGCCCGTACTTCGATCCGCCGGTGCTGGCCCTGGCGGCCGGCGTGATGATCGGCGGCGTGCTGCAGCTGCTGTGGCAGGTGCCGTCGCTGGTTCGCATCGGCATGCTGCCGCGCATCCGGCTGTCGTTCTGGCACGCGCTGAAAGATCCGGCCGTGCAACGGGTGATGAAGAACATGGCCCCCACACTGCTGGCCGTGTCGGTGGCGCAGTTCAGCCTCATCATCAACACGCAGATTGCCTCGTGGCTGGCGCCGGGCAGCGTGTCGTGGGTCAGCTACGGCGACCGGCTGATGGAGTTCCCCACCTCGCTGCTGGGCATCGCCATGGGCACGCTGCTGCTGCCCAGCCTCTCGCAGGCCAATGCGTCGGGCAACACGCAGCGCTACAGCGACCTGCTGGACTGGGGGCTGCGGCTGGCACTACTGCTGGCCACGCCGGCCATGGTGGGTCTGGCGCTGATGGCCAAGCCGCTGACGGCGCTGCTCTTTCACTATGGCGCCTTCAGCGAGCATGACCTGCTGATGACCTCGCACACCGTGCGTGCCTACGGGGCCGGGCTGTTTGCGCTGACGGCCGTGCGCATCCTGGCGCCGGGCTTCTTTGCCAAGCAGGACGTGCGCACGCCGGTGAAGATCGCCGTGACGGTGCTGATCTGCACGCAGCTGATGAACCTGGCACTGGTGCCGTGGCTGGCCCATGCCGGGCTGGCGCTGTCCATCTCGCTGGGCGCCTGGCTGAACGCCGGCTGGCTGCTGCGCGGCCTGAAGAAGCGCGGCAGCTACACGCCCCGTCCGGGCTGGCGGCCCTTCATGCTGAAAGTGGCGCTGGCGCTGGCCGTGATGTCGGCCCTGCTGGGCTGGGGTGCCGAGTCCTTCGACTGGGCTGCGCTGCAGGCCACGCCCTGGCTGCGCATTGCCATGGTGCTGGGCATGGTGGCCGGCGGCGCCCTGCTCTACTTCGGGCTGCTGATGGCCATGGGACTGAACATCCGGCAGGTGATGCGGCCGCCGGCGGAGAACGGTTGA
- a CDS encoding metal ABC transporter permease, producing the protein MSWALLLEPFGYAYMTNAMWVATLVGAVCAFLSCFLMLKGWSLIGDALSHSIVPGVAGAYMLGLPFSAGAFFAGLMAAGAIGFLNRHTRLKPDVIIGLIFSTFFGLGLFMVSVSPTSVNIQTIVLGNILAVTPGDMLQLVIIGAVTLAVLLLKWKDLLVIFFDEAHARSVGLHPGPMKLIFFALLAACTVAAMQTVGAFLVIALIVTPGATAYLLSDRFGHVIIMATVIGAVSSFIGVYASYFLDGATGAVVVLVQAALFALAFLFAPTHGLLAARRRRRQAVSG; encoded by the coding sequence ATGAGCTGGGCGCTGCTGCTGGAACCCTTCGGCTATGCCTACATGACCAACGCCATGTGGGTGGCGACGCTGGTGGGCGCCGTCTGCGCCTTCCTGTCGTGCTTCCTGATGCTGAAGGGATGGTCGCTGATCGGTGACGCGCTATCGCATTCGATCGTGCCCGGGGTGGCCGGTGCCTACATGCTGGGACTGCCCTTCTCGGCCGGCGCGTTCTTTGCCGGGCTGATGGCCGCCGGCGCCATCGGCTTTCTCAACCGCCACACCCGTCTGAAGCCCGATGTGATCATCGGTCTGATCTTCAGCACCTTCTTCGGGCTGGGGCTCTTCATGGTGTCGGTCTCGCCCACGAGCGTCAACATCCAGACCATCGTGCTGGGCAACATCCTGGCCGTCACGCCAGGCGACATGCTGCAGCTGGTCATCATCGGCGCCGTCACGCTGGCGGTGCTGCTGCTGAAGTGGAAGGATCTGCTGGTCATCTTCTTCGACGAGGCCCATGCACGCAGTGTGGGCCTGCATCCGGGGCCGATGAAGCTGATCTTCTTCGCGCTGCTGGCCGCCTGTACCGTGGCCGCCATGCAGACGGTGGGGGCCTTCCTGGTCATTGCGCTGATCGTCACGCCTGGGGCCACCGCCTACCTGCTGTCGGACCGCTTCGGCCACGTCATCATCATGGCCACCGTCATTGGCGCCGTCAGCAGCTTCATCGGCGTCTATGCCAGCTACTTCCTTGATGGCGCCACCGGGGCCGTGGTGGTGCTGGTGCAGGCAGCCCTCTTCGCGCTGGCCTTCCTGTTCGCCCCCACCCATGGCCTGCTGGCCGCCCGGCGTCGGCGGCGTCAGGCCGTGAGCGGCTGA
- a CDS encoding HAD family hydrolase: protein MSEYTTVPSGSTTATDTAPTVDAVVFDLGGVLVDWNPRYLYRKIFSTEAEVEDFLARVCTAEWNQEQDRGRPWAEAVKLLQAQFPQYADEIAAYHLRWPETLNGELPESVALLEQLRSEPVRLLALTNWSAETFPVARERFAFLQWFEDIIVSGEEKVIKPEAEIFGLLVQRHGLMPERTVFIDDSLRNVEAARALGFRGIHFTGTDSLRNGLQALGLLQHA from the coding sequence ATGTCTGAATACACGACGGTTCCATCCGGCAGCACGACGGCGACCGACACTGCGCCCACGGTCGACGCGGTGGTCTTCGACCTGGGCGGAGTGCTGGTGGACTGGAACCCGCGCTACCTGTACCGCAAGATCTTCAGCACCGAGGCCGAGGTGGAAGACTTCCTGGCCCGGGTCTGTACGGCGGAATGGAACCAGGAGCAGGACAGGGGCCGCCCCTGGGCCGAGGCGGTGAAGCTGCTGCAGGCGCAGTTTCCGCAGTATGCCGACGAGATTGCCGCCTACCACCTGCGCTGGCCCGAGACACTGAATGGCGAGCTGCCCGAATCGGTGGCGCTGCTGGAGCAGCTGCGCAGCGAGCCAGTGCGGCTGCTGGCACTGACCAACTGGTCGGCCGAGACCTTCCCGGTGGCGCGCGAACGCTTTGCCTTCCTGCAGTGGTTCGAGGACATCATCGTGTCCGGCGAGGAGAAGGTGATCAAGCCGGAGGCCGAGATCTTCGGGCTGCTGGTGCAACGCCATGGGCTGATGCCGGAGCGCACGGTGTTCATCGATGACTCGTTGCGCAACGTGGAGGCTGCCCGGGCACTGGGCTTTCGGGGCATCCACTTCACCGGGACGGATTCGCTGCGCAACGGGCTGCAGGCGCTGGGGTTACTGCAGCACGCCTGA
- the rpsT gene encoding 30S ribosomal protein S20 gives MANIASARKRARQAVQLNAHNSSLRSRLRTAIKKVRKAVAAGDKEAAAAQFRASMSVIDSIADKKIIHKNAAARHKSRLSAAIKAMA, from the coding sequence ATGGCAAACATCGCGTCGGCGCGCAAACGTGCTCGCCAGGCAGTCCAACTGAACGCCCACAACAGCAGCCTGCGTTCGCGCCTGCGTACCGCCATCAAGAAGGTGCGCAAGGCCGTTGCCGCTGGCGACAAGGAAGCCGCCGCGGCCCAGTTCCGGGCTTCGATGAGCGTCATCGACTCCATCGCCGACAAGAAGATCATCCACAAGAACGCCGCTGCCCGCCACAAGAGCCGGCTGTCGGCTGCCATCAAGGCCATGGCCTGA
- a CDS encoding TFIIB-type zinc ribbon-containing protein, with protein sequence MQAAQPETPSALSCPSCRAPMRTLRLGGQHDTEIVLDLCFACHGIWFDRRENLLLSPDGVLTLFRTLHAHRDDPQLPLKERMACPRCRQALVRGTDRTISGAYTVHRCPRQHGHFSTFPAFMVEKGFVRPLAPAEVQALARTLRVIHCSSCGAPVDLRQHHACPYCRSAFSLLDPDAVTQAMQRYQERSEQQAQAAQVGTQGEKALPAEARASLTLARHQAGYLQEKHRQREQMERWRESSLPGSPPFMDELWSWGLSLLWRTLRRLW encoded by the coding sequence ATGCAAGCAGCCCAGCCCGAGACCCCGTCAGCCCTTTCCTGCCCCTCCTGCCGCGCCCCGATGCGGACGCTGCGGCTGGGCGGCCAGCATGACACCGAGATCGTGCTGGACCTGTGCTTTGCCTGTCATGGCATCTGGTTCGACCGGCGCGAGAACCTGCTGCTGTCACCCGACGGCGTGCTGACGCTCTTTCGCACCCTGCACGCCCACCGTGATGATCCGCAGCTTCCGTTGAAGGAACGCATGGCCTGCCCGCGCTGCCGGCAGGCGCTGGTGCGCGGCACCGACCGCACCATCAGCGGCGCCTATACGGTTCATCGCTGCCCCCGCCAGCACGGGCATTTCAGCACCTTCCCGGCCTTCATGGTGGAAAAAGGCTTCGTGCGCCCGCTGGCGCCGGCCGAGGTTCAGGCACTGGCCCGCACGCTGCGGGTCATCCATTGCAGCAGCTGCGGCGCCCCGGTGGATCTGCGTCAGCACCACGCGTGCCCCTACTGCCGCTCGGCCTTCTCGCTGCTGGATCCGGACGCGGTGACGCAGGCCATGCAGCGCTACCAGGAACGCAGCGAGCAGCAGGCCCAGGCCGCCCAGGTTGGCACGCAGGGCGAGAAAGCCCTGCCTGCCGAGGCCCGCGCCAGTCTGACGCTGGCCCGGCACCAGGCCGGCTATCTGCAGGAAAAGCACCGCCAGCGAGAACAGATGGAGCGCTGGCGTGAGAGCAGCTTGCCCGGAAGCCCGCCCTTCATGGACGAGCTGTGGAGCTGGGGACTATCGCTGCTGTGGCGCACCCTCCGGCGGCTGTGGTGA